From a single Arachis hypogaea cultivar Tifrunner chromosome 3, arahy.Tifrunner.gnm2.J5K5, whole genome shotgun sequence genomic region:
- the LOC140183747 gene encoding protein FAR1-RELATED SEQUENCE 4-like isoform X2, translating to MDRKEENEFDQKHAYKQALPFCIVKICPKDSFRMNNCKEVLSLFLEKDDEQSFQISEKIRNKVLGREKLFQRINDSKDLIRYINRSIEEKVWILTVLYDTLDDLLSSEINFRGEELLTLKKMLHKNKNLTQEKSVLRKINVSQQQLRESDDTTSILDLTEELIRIFPLSVVDDELVPKVGMTFTTLEDAEKFYRNYAKAAGFSTRVRCTNRKGNEIKNQLITCSREGKWKSKISPTEKTNPTAGLNCPARIYIHTLKDVGAWIISKVVLDHSHPCCPSKAEMLKQHRELSMSIRRTIENNDEAGIRPSKTYQSFVAAAGGHRELNFIEKDVRNYITREVRNVSEQEDAKEFGKYLLRMKEKNPNFFFELELEEDQSIKLAFWADARSRAACEYFGDVISFDTTYNTNRYNLVCGSFVGVNHHGQSTLLGCSLMKNEEIESFKWLFQCWLRCMGGNALKGFLTDQCASMKRALEACMPTTVHRWCIWHIMKKIPSKLNGYKGHADIEQQMSHVVWNSHSKDSFDRNWNDFLVNFGLADNKWLSDLYEDRHIWVPIYLDHHFWAGMRSTQRSESMHSFFNKYITRNSSLIQFVKQYDNCLGSREQAERESDAADFHTVIPCATKSSIEAQFQDAYTHAKFREVQAQFRGKANCITRLKNSALGYSVYEVGEQVSSSILDKFAVTYDSVAAEVKCQCLLFESRGILCCHALSVLSFEQVSQVSPRYILERWSKKVKRRHTHIKSSHDEPLMEPRSKRFDQLVFRSQNICEFASESEELTAILHRAYDNVMAEMEALKAKRKGTFSLSHEDANLESVNELQSPPRIRTRGRPKNRLGSKLEKQIANATKKKKTKVLSEINLFDAASAAHSSCSQYQGQVINYQFRVPAAGDNSLGV from the exons ATGGATCGAAAAGAAGAGAATGAGTTTGACCAGAAACATGCATACAAGCAAGCGTTGCCATTTTGTATTGTCAAAATTTGTCCAAAAGATTCATTTAGAATGAACAATTGTAAGGAAGTATTAAGTTTGTTTCTGGAAAAGGATGATGAACAAAGTTTTCAGATATCTGAAAAGATCAGAAACAAAGTG TTGGGTCGAGAAAAGTTGTTTCAAAGGATCAACGATTCAAAGGACTTAATTAGATATATTAATAGAAGTATTGAAGAGAAAGTGTGGATCTTGACAGTGCTATATGATACACTTGATGATCTGCTGTCATCTGAAATAAATTTCAGAGGGGAAGAACTT TTGACATTGAAGAAGATGTtacacaaaaacaaaaatttgactcaagaaaAATCAGTCTTAAGGAAGATAAATGTGAGCCAGCAGCAGCTGAGAGAATCAGACGATACTACTTCAATTTTAGATTTGACTGAAGAACTTATTAGAATATTT cctctctctgttgttgatgacgagcttgttccgaagGTCGGAATGACCTTTACGACCCTTGAAGATGCcgaaaaattttacaggaactacgccaaggctgcaggtttctctacaagagttcggtgcacaaataggaagggaaacgagattaagaatcaactgattacatgtagcagagagggaaaatggaaatctaaaatatctccaaccgagaagaccaatccgacagccggtttaaactgtcctgcaagaatttatatacacacattgaaggatgtcggtgcttggatcatttcaaaggttgtgctggatcattcacacccctgctgtccaagcaaagcagagatgctcaaacaacacagggaactaagcatgtccattcgtcgtacgatagaAAATAACGacgaggccggtatcagaccaagcaaaacctaccaatcatttgttgcggctgccgggggtcaccgcgagttaaatttcatcgaaaaggacgtgaggaattacattaccagggaagtgcggaatgtttccgaacaagaagatgcaaaggaattcgggaaatatttgttaaggatgaaagagaagaatccgaatttcttttttgagctcgaactcgaggaggatcaatcgattaagctggccttttgggccgacgcaagaagcagagccgcctgtgagtatttcggagacgtcatttcattcgacaccacctacaatacaaacag gtataatttggtctgtggttcttttgtcggggtgaatcaccacggtcagtcaacacttctcggatgctctttgatgaagaacgaagaaattgaatcattcaaatggttatttcaatgctggcttcgttgcatgggaggaaacgctctgaaagggtttctcaccgatcagtgcgcatcaatgaaaagggctttagaggcctgtatgccaacaacagttcaccgctggtgtatttggcacatcatgaagaagattccaagcaaattaaacgggtacaagggacacgccgatatcgaacaacaaatgagccatgttgtttggaactctcacagcaaagactcattcgataggaattggaacgattttctggtgaattttggtcttgcggacaacaagtggctctcag atctgtacgaagaccgtcacatatgggttcctatctatctggaccaccacttctgggcagggatgagaagcacacaaaggagcgagagcatgcattcattttttaacaagtacatcacccggaacagctcgctcattcagttcgtcaaacagtacgataattgcctcggaagcagggagcaagcagagagagaatcagatgctgcagattttcatacggtcataccgtgtgcaaccaaatcctccatcgaagctcagtttcaagatgcgtacacccacgcaaagtttagggaagtccaagcccaattcagaggaaaggcgaattgcatcaccagattaaagaattccgctctaggctattcagtatacgaagtcggagaacaagtttccagctcaatattggACAAGTTCGCGGTTACctacgactcagttgcagccgaggtaaaatgccaatgcttattatttgagtcgagagggatactgtgctgtcacgcactaagcgtgttaagcttcgaacaagtaagccaagtgtcccctagatacatactggaacgatggagcaagaaggtaaagaggcgtcacacacacatcaagagcagccacgacgagccactaatggagccaagaagcaagaggttcgaccaactggtttttcgttcgcaaaatatttgcgaatttgcctccgaatcggaggagctgactgcaattctgcaccgtgcgtacgataacgtcatggccgagatggaagcattaaaagccaaaaggaaggggacattttctttatcccacgaagacgccaacttggaatccgttaacgagcttcaaagcccgccaaggattcgaacaagaggacgtccaaaaaataggctaggttcaaagctggagaaacagattgcaaatgccacaaagaagaagaagacgaaagttttaagcgag ataaacctgtttgatgctgcatcagcggcgCATTCAAGTTGCAGCCAATATCAGGGACAAGTTataaattatcagttcagggtaccagcagcaggggataactctttgggtgtatag
- the LOC140183747 gene encoding protein FAR1-RELATED SEQUENCE 4-like isoform X1: MDRKEENEFDQKHAYKQALPFCIVKICPKDSFRMNNCKEVLSLFLEKDDEQSFQISEKIRNKVLGREKLFQRINDSKDLIRYINRSIEEKVWILTVLYDTLDDLLSSEINFRGEELLTLKKMLHKNKNLTQEKSVLRKINVSQQQLRESDDTTSILDLTEELIRIFIMDPSSSDSVLNPGDVDYEFESNEVPEPLSVVDDELVPKVGMTFTTLEDAEKFYRNYAKAAGFSTRVRCTNRKGNEIKNQLITCSREGKWKSKISPTEKTNPTAGLNCPARIYIHTLKDVGAWIISKVVLDHSHPCCPSKAEMLKQHRELSMSIRRTIENNDEAGIRPSKTYQSFVAAAGGHRELNFIEKDVRNYITREVRNVSEQEDAKEFGKYLLRMKEKNPNFFFELELEEDQSIKLAFWADARSRAACEYFGDVISFDTTYNTNRYNLVCGSFVGVNHHGQSTLLGCSLMKNEEIESFKWLFQCWLRCMGGNALKGFLTDQCASMKRALEACMPTTVHRWCIWHIMKKIPSKLNGYKGHADIEQQMSHVVWNSHSKDSFDRNWNDFLVNFGLADNKWLSDLYEDRHIWVPIYLDHHFWAGMRSTQRSESMHSFFNKYITRNSSLIQFVKQYDNCLGSREQAERESDAADFHTVIPCATKSSIEAQFQDAYTHAKFREVQAQFRGKANCITRLKNSALGYSVYEVGEQVSSSILDKFAVTYDSVAAEVKCQCLLFESRGILCCHALSVLSFEQVSQVSPRYILERWSKKVKRRHTHIKSSHDEPLMEPRSKRFDQLVFRSQNICEFASESEELTAILHRAYDNVMAEMEALKAKRKGTFSLSHEDANLESVNELQSPPRIRTRGRPKNRLGSKLEKQIANATKKKKTKVLSEINLFDAASAAHSSCSQYQGQVINYQFRVPAAGDNSLGV; this comes from the exons ATGGATCGAAAAGAAGAGAATGAGTTTGACCAGAAACATGCATACAAGCAAGCGTTGCCATTTTGTATTGTCAAAATTTGTCCAAAAGATTCATTTAGAATGAACAATTGTAAGGAAGTATTAAGTTTGTTTCTGGAAAAGGATGATGAACAAAGTTTTCAGATATCTGAAAAGATCAGAAACAAAGTG TTGGGTCGAGAAAAGTTGTTTCAAAGGATCAACGATTCAAAGGACTTAATTAGATATATTAATAGAAGTATTGAAGAGAAAGTGTGGATCTTGACAGTGCTATATGATACACTTGATGATCTGCTGTCATCTGAAATAAATTTCAGAGGGGAAGAACTT TTGACATTGAAGAAGATGTtacacaaaaacaaaaatttgactcaagaaaAATCAGTCTTAAGGAAGATAAATGTGAGCCAGCAGCAGCTGAGAGAATCAGACGATACTACTTCAATTTTAGATTTGACTGAAGAACTTATTAGAATATTT ataatggatcctTCAAGCTCAGATTCTGTGCTGAATCCAGGCgatgtggattatgaatttgaatctaacgaagttcctgag cctctctctgttgttgatgacgagcttgttccgaagGTCGGAATGACCTTTACGACCCTTGAAGATGCcgaaaaattttacaggaactacgccaaggctgcaggtttctctacaagagttcggtgcacaaataggaagggaaacgagattaagaatcaactgattacatgtagcagagagggaaaatggaaatctaaaatatctccaaccgagaagaccaatccgacagccggtttaaactgtcctgcaagaatttatatacacacattgaaggatgtcggtgcttggatcatttcaaaggttgtgctggatcattcacacccctgctgtccaagcaaagcagagatgctcaaacaacacagggaactaagcatgtccattcgtcgtacgatagaAAATAACGacgaggccggtatcagaccaagcaaaacctaccaatcatttgttgcggctgccgggggtcaccgcgagttaaatttcatcgaaaaggacgtgaggaattacattaccagggaagtgcggaatgtttccgaacaagaagatgcaaaggaattcgggaaatatttgttaaggatgaaagagaagaatccgaatttcttttttgagctcgaactcgaggaggatcaatcgattaagctggccttttgggccgacgcaagaagcagagccgcctgtgagtatttcggagacgtcatttcattcgacaccacctacaatacaaacag gtataatttggtctgtggttcttttgtcggggtgaatcaccacggtcagtcaacacttctcggatgctctttgatgaagaacgaagaaattgaatcattcaaatggttatttcaatgctggcttcgttgcatgggaggaaacgctctgaaagggtttctcaccgatcagtgcgcatcaatgaaaagggctttagaggcctgtatgccaacaacagttcaccgctggtgtatttggcacatcatgaagaagattccaagcaaattaaacgggtacaagggacacgccgatatcgaacaacaaatgagccatgttgtttggaactctcacagcaaagactcattcgataggaattggaacgattttctggtgaattttggtcttgcggacaacaagtggctctcag atctgtacgaagaccgtcacatatgggttcctatctatctggaccaccacttctgggcagggatgagaagcacacaaaggagcgagagcatgcattcattttttaacaagtacatcacccggaacagctcgctcattcagttcgtcaaacagtacgataattgcctcggaagcagggagcaagcagagagagaatcagatgctgcagattttcatacggtcataccgtgtgcaaccaaatcctccatcgaagctcagtttcaagatgcgtacacccacgcaaagtttagggaagtccaagcccaattcagaggaaaggcgaattgcatcaccagattaaagaattccgctctaggctattcagtatacgaagtcggagaacaagtttccagctcaatattggACAAGTTCGCGGTTACctacgactcagttgcagccgaggtaaaatgccaatgcttattatttgagtcgagagggatactgtgctgtcacgcactaagcgtgttaagcttcgaacaagtaagccaagtgtcccctagatacatactggaacgatggagcaagaaggtaaagaggcgtcacacacacatcaagagcagccacgacgagccactaatggagccaagaagcaagaggttcgaccaactggtttttcgttcgcaaaatatttgcgaatttgcctccgaatcggaggagctgactgcaattctgcaccgtgcgtacgataacgtcatggccgagatggaagcattaaaagccaaaaggaaggggacattttctttatcccacgaagacgccaacttggaatccgttaacgagcttcaaagcccgccaaggattcgaacaagaggacgtccaaaaaataggctaggttcaaagctggagaaacagattgcaaatgccacaaagaagaagaagacgaaagttttaagcgag ataaacctgtttgatgctgcatcagcggcgCATTCAAGTTGCAGCCAATATCAGGGACAAGTTataaattatcagttcagggtaccagcagcaggggataactctttgggtgtatag